A single genomic interval of Musa acuminata AAA Group cultivar baxijiao chromosome BXJ3-4, Cavendish_Baxijiao_AAA, whole genome shotgun sequence harbors:
- the LOC103980454 gene encoding phosphoglucan phosphatase LSF2, chloroplastic, with product MGTICNGYLCSVFPSPRRSLEGISFFHGSHLRNLDSSSRKNSGIRCKISEGGPVEQGSRKNREVEDYNTVMKRMMRNPYEYHHDLGMNYTIINDSLIVGSQPQKPKDIDHLKEAENVAYILCLQQDKDIEYWGINFQDILNRCKELGIHHMRRPARDFDPDSLRSQLPKAVSSLEWAISEGKGRVYVHCTAGLGRAPAVAIAYLFWFCDMDLNTAYNTVTSKRPCGPNKRAIRGATYDLAKNDPWKEPFESLPEHAFGGIADWERKLIRERVRGLGGT from the exons ATGGGAACGATCTGTAATGGATACCTCTGTTCGGTGTTTCCATCACCTCGGAGATCTCTCGAGGGGATTTCCTTTTTCCATGGTAGTCATCTCAGGAATCTTGACAGCAGTTCGAGGAAGAATTCCGGCATCCGCTGCAAGATCTCGGAGGGCGGCCCGGTGGAACAGGGCTCCCGTAAAAATCGCGAGGTGGAGGACTATAACACCGTCATGAAGCGCATGATGAGGAACCCGTACGAGTACCATCATGATCTTG GCATGAATTATACTATCATAAACGATAGTTTAATTGTCGGTTCTCAGCCTCAAAAGCCCAAAGATATTGATCACCTAAAAGAGGCAGAAAATGTAGCATACATTCTGTGCTTACAGCAAGATAAAGACATTGAGTACTGGGGAATAAATTTTCAAGATATTCTCAACAGGTGCAAAGAACTTGGCATTCATCACATGAGAAGGCCT GCAAGGGACTTTGATCCAGATTCACTGAGGAGCCAATTGCCAAAAGCAGTCTCTTCACTAGAATGGGCTATTTCTGAGGGTAAAGGAAGAGTTTATGTCCATTGTACCGCTGGACTGGGAAGGGCACCTGCAGTTGCAATTGCTTATTTGTTTTGGTTCTGTGACATGGAT CTTAACACAGCCTATAATACTGTTACTTCAAAAAGACCCTGTGGGCCAAACAAGCGAGCCATCAGAGGAGCTACTTATGATTTGGCAAAGAATGACCCGTGGAAAGAGCCTTTTGAGAGCTTGCCTGAGCATGCCTTCGGGGGTATTGCTGACTGGGAAAGGAAGTTGATTCGAGAGCGAGTACGTGGACTTGGTGGAACTTGA